A window of Atribacterota bacterium contains these coding sequences:
- a CDS encoding lysylphosphatidylglycerol synthase transmembrane domain-containing protein → MDKDILSKKKIIRGLIISLTIGVAVFLLVFLLTIDKNTLKSFQQMDIEYIFLAASIIFIAFLVEGLRIKVVASAIDEKIDFWESVKIYYISYFLGGITPYFSGAVPSQIALFVKNDIPIGKATMIATIRPIIKSIIFFIATPVLFFYFKDSLDEYEVLSWVLLVGAMFFSSIFVLIFILIVNNPQKINTIIEWLNKVSFFNKYLSKPGIEKKVKWLKKQASQFNKSFHLLLGHPKEMILSILYTVIYWLLFFLIAPILLLAMGIELDFVLVIVIQVLIFFVIPFLPTPGGSGAAEVGFVSLFSFFVPEHLLGIYVGGWRLFTFYINIFIGAILSLVELKKWANQENALKSGNKKRSED, encoded by the coding sequence TTGGATAAAGATATTCTCAGTAAAAAAAAGATAATTAGAGGATTAATAATTTCACTGACAATAGGAGTGGCAGTATTTCTGTTAGTCTTTTTACTGACTATTGATAAAAATACTTTGAAAAGCTTCCAGCAAATGGATATAGAATATATATTTTTAGCTGCAAGTATTATTTTTATTGCATTTTTAGTAGAAGGATTGAGGATAAAGGTCGTTGCCAGTGCTATTGATGAAAAGATAGATTTTTGGGAGTCAGTAAAAATATATTACATCAGTTATTTTTTGGGTGGAATTACTCCTTATTTTTCTGGAGCAGTACCAAGCCAAATAGCATTATTTGTCAAAAATGATATACCTATAGGTAAAGCTACCATGATAGCTACAATAAGGCCTATTATAAAATCTATTATCTTTTTTATTGCAACCCCTGTATTGTTCTTTTATTTTAAAGATTCATTAGATGAATACGAAGTACTCTCCTGGGTTTTATTAGTTGGAGCAATGTTTTTTTCATCAATATTTGTTTTAATATTTATTTTGATAGTCAATAATCCCCAAAAAATAAACACAATTATTGAATGGTTAAATAAAGTATCCTTTTTTAATAAATATCTCAGCAAACCTGGTATTGAAAAAAAAGTCAAATGGTTAAAGAAACAAGCATCGCAATTTAATAAAAGCTTCCATCTTCTGTTGGGACATCCAAAAGAAATGATTCTATCCATATTATATACTGTAATATATTGGCTTTTATTTTTTTTAATTGCACCAATACTTTTATTAGCAATGGGAATTGAATTAGACTTTGTTTTAGTCATTGTTATTCAGGTGCTAATTTTTTTTGTTATACCTTTTTTGCCTACACCCGGGGGCAGTGGAGCGGCTGAAGTCGGATTTGTTTCTTTATTTTCCTTTTTTGTTCCAGAACATCTTTTAGGTATCTACGTTGGTGGCTGGAGATTGTTTACTTTTTATATAAATATATTCATCGGAGCGATTTTAAGCCTGGTTGAATTAAAGAAATGGGCTAATCAAGAAAATGCACTTAAATCAGGTAATAAGAAAAGGTCAGAAGATTAA